From a single Ochotona princeps isolate mOchPri1 chromosome 12, mOchPri1.hap1, whole genome shotgun sequence genomic region:
- the KBTBD7 gene encoding kelch repeat and BTB domain-containing protein 7 — translation MQSREDAPRSRRLASPRGGRRPKRISKPSVSAFYTGPEELKDSGHSAALLAQLKSFYDARLLCDVTIEVVTPGSGPGTGRLFPCNRNVLAAACPYFKSMFTGGMYESQQASVTMHDVDAESFEVLVDYCYTGRVSLSEANVQRLYAASDMLQLEYVREACASFLARRLDLANCTAILKFADAFGHRKLRSQAQSFIAHNFKQLSRMGSVREESLADLTLAQLLAILRLDSLDIESELTVCHVALQWLEAAPKERGPSAAEVFKCVRWALFTEGDQDYLEGLLAKPIVRKYCMDIIEGALQMRYGDTLCKSLVPAPNSSSSSSSASSSSGSSSVVSAAENPPQRLGMCAKEMVIFFGHPRDPFLCYDPYSGDIYTMPSPLTTLAHTKTITSSAVCVSPDHDIYLAAQPRKDLWVYKPAQNSWQQLADRLLCREGMDVAYLNGYIYILGGRDPVTGVKLKEVECYSVQRNQWALVAPVPHSFYSFELIVVQNYLYAVNSKRMLCYDPSHNMWLNCASLKRSDFQEACVFNDEIYCICDIPVMKVYNPARGEWRRISNIPLDSETHNYQIVNHEQKLLLITSTTPQWKKNRVTVYEYDTREDQWINIGTMLGLLQFDSGFICLCARVYPSCLEPGQSFITEEDDARSESSTEWDLDGFSELDSESGSSSSFSDDEVWVQVAPQRNAQDQQGSL, via the coding sequence ATGCAGTCCCGGGAAGACGCTCCGCGTTCTCGCCGCCTCGCCAGTCCCCGCGGTGGGAGGAGGCCCAAGAGGATTTCCAAACCCTCGGTTTCGGCCTTTTACACGGGTCCCGAAGAGTTAAAAGACTCGGGCCACTCCGCCGCCCTGCTGGCACAGCTCAAGTCCTTCTATGACGCGCGGCTGCTGTGTGATGTGACCATCGAGGTGGTGACACCTGGCagcgggcctggcacggggcgcCTGTTCCCCTGCAACCGCAACGTGTTGGCCGCCGCGTGTCCCTACTTCAAGAGCATGTTCACGGGTGGCATGTACGAGAGCCAGCAGGCCAGCGTGACCATGCACGACGTGGACGCCGAGTCCTTCGAGGTGTTGGTGGATTACTGCTACACGGGGCGCGTGTCCCTGAGCGAGGCCAACGTGCAGCGCCTGTACGCCGCCTCTGACATGCTGCAGCTCGAGTATGTGCGGGAAGCCTGTGCCTCCTTCCTAGCCCGCCGTCTCGACCTGGCCAACTGCACGGCCATCCTCAAGTTTGCTGATGCCTTCGGGCACCGCAAGCTGCGATCCCAGGCCCAGTCTTTTATAGCTCACAACTTCAAGCAGCTCAGCCGCATGGGCTCAGTTCGGGAGGAGTCTCTGGCAGATCTgaccctggcccagctgctggccaTCTTGCGCCTCGACAGCCTGGACATCGAGAGTGAGCTGACGGTGTGTCATGTGgccctgcagtggctggaagCCGCCCCCAAAGAGCGGGGCCCCAGTGCCGCAGAAGTCTTCAAGTGTGTGCGCTGGGCACTCTTCACTGAAGGTGACCAGGACTACCTGGAAGGGCTGCTGGCCAAGCCCATCGTGAGGAAGTACTGCATGGACATTATCGAGGGGGCCCTGCAGATGCGCTATGGTGACACGCTGTGCAAGTCCCTGGTGCCAGCgccaaacagcagcagcagcagcagcagtgccagcagcagcagtggcagcagctctGTTGTGTCTGCAGCAGAAAATCCACCCCAGAGGCTGGGAATGTGTGCCAAGGAGATGGTGATCTTCTTTGGCCACCCCAGAGATCCTTTTCTTTGCTATGATCCATACTCAGGGGACATTTACACCATGCCTTCACCTTTAACAACCTTGGCCCACACTAAGACCATCACCTCCTcagctgtctgtgtctctccagaTCATGACATCTACCTAGCTGCCCAGCCCAGGAAAGACCTATGGGTATACAAACCAGCCCAGAATAGTTGGCAGCAACTTGCAGACCGCTTGCTGTGTCGTGAGGGCATGGATGTGGCATATCTGAATGGTTACATCTACATTTTGGGTGGGCGAGACCCTGTTACTGGCGTGAAGTTGAAGGAAGTGGAATGTTACAGTGTTCAGAGAAACCAGTGGGCACTGGTGGCTCCTGTGCCCCATTCCTTCTATTCCTTTGAACTTATAGTGGTTCAGAACTATCTTTACGCAGTCAACAGTAAGCGCATGCTCTGCTATGATCCCAGCCACAATATGTGGTTGAACTGTGCTTCCCTTAAGCGCAGTGATTTCCAGGAGGCATGTGTCTTCAATGATGAGATCTACTGCATTTGTGACATACCAGTCATGAAGGTCTACAACCCGGCCAGGGGAGAATGGAGGCGGATTAGTAATATTCCCTTGGACTCTGAGACCCACAACTACCAGATTGTCAATCATGAGCAGAAGTTGCTGCTGATCACATCTACCACCCCTCAGTGGAAAAAGAACCGGGTGACTGTGTACGAATATGATACCAGGGAAGACCAGTGGATTAATATAGGAACTATGTTAGGTCTTTTGCAATTTGACTCTGGTTTTATTTGCCTCTGTGCTCGTGTCTATCCTTCCTGCCTTGAACCTGGTCAGAGTTTCATCACAGAGGAAGATGATGCTAGAAGTGAATCCAGCACTGAATGGGACCTGGATGGATTCAGTGAGCTGGACTCTGAGTCAGGAAGTTCAAGTTCTTTTTCTGATGATGAAGTGTGGGTGCAGGTAGCACCTCAACGAAACGCACAGGATCAGCAGggttctttgtaa